The Cucurbita pepo subsp. pepo cultivar mu-cu-16 chromosome LG05, ASM280686v2, whole genome shotgun sequence nucleotide sequence ctataaatttattccatacttttcaaattaattttgagttttagaAATCAAGATAACAAATTCggccatatttttttaaattgagccctattttaaaatactaaaataattcataaatttcagGTTTATATTTATGGAAACACTTggtatgataaaaaaaaaaaaaaaaaaaaaaNAGCCTTTATCCAAATACATTCAAGTCCCTCATTAAATACTCTGATGAATATTCCTTGGAACCCACAATGCACAGAAGTGTTCTCATCCtagtttcttttaagttttggaGTTTTCAAAGAGACCTATGTGGTGCTCAAAAGTTGGAATATATTTCAAAGGACATATATTGGGGTTCCAATCCCTAATAGAACAGATCAGAAAACAAGGGAGAGATGTTCAAGGAGCACGATTACATTCatccaaaaccctaaacaGAGCTCACATTATCCATGCATAACAAGGGAAAAACATGCTTTTACCTTCTTCTTTCACAAAGCTATTGTTGCACCAAATATTTGgtgcatttctttttcagagGGATTGAAACAGAATTACAATTGCATACAAATTTGCCAGGCATATAAAATGACAATAGATTCCTCCCAACTTACAAGGGGTATGGGGGATTGGGATACTATCTTACCTACCCCATGGCATACTTCTGGGTCCAGCTCCTTGCAGTGGTTTCATACTTGTTCCTGTCTGTCTTGTACATGTGAGCAATCTCCGGCACCAACGGATCATCGGGGTTAGGATCCGTTAACAAAGAACAGATTGAGAGCAACACCTTAACAAATCAATTATCCATCCGTTCAATAGAAACTTACAGCCCATGATTcatcaatcaaaattataGAACAATGCAGTGCAACAAACCCCTATTAATTAGAACTAGATCAGGTTTTCCCTAAATCTGAGCAGGGACCTATTATGTCGAAGTCCACCATGAAAGTGAGAAATCTAATGCAGTGGATAGAAAGCACATGAACTTCAACAAAACAACatgcttaaaataaatattgtagtGTGCCATTCAATACAGTTACCAACTTTCAACTGAGCCTGAGAGATGCAACAGGACACAATTGCATATctgatttaaatatcttaaaatgACTGTTGTGGATGCAGGcaatatttttatcattattattattatggagAAAGGGAAACGATGCAGTGTGTGAGATGTGTTATATGATAATTTACTATGATCTTCAATGAAATTTCAGGGGATGGAACCTTAGAAATGGTTAGGGCAGGGCTCCACTGTTCTTTCAATATGTCCAGGCAAATGCTTCCATTGCTGTTTATATTTGGATGGAATACCTTTGTTCTGAACGCTACctgaaaatttattatttatatgagtTGAACGAACAAAAAGTAGTCATTTTGCATCCAACAATACTATGGATAGAAGTTAATAAGTGTTCAGCAGGAGAAGCAACTATTTCCATGATTTAGATCATAGGCCATGTCTGAGAGATCCC carries:
- the LOC111796218 gene encoding ubiquitin-conjugating enzyme E2 10; the encoded protein is MASKRILKELKDLQKDPPTSCSAGPVAEDMFHWQATIMGPPDSPYAGGVFLVTIHFPPDYPFKPPKVAFRTKVFHPNINSNGSICLDILKEQWSPALTISKVLLSICSLLTDPNPDDPLVPEIAHMYKTDRNKYETTARSWTQKYAMG